A genomic window from Prunus persica cultivar Lovell chromosome G2, Prunus_persica_NCBIv2, whole genome shotgun sequence includes:
- the LOC18785982 gene encoding uncharacterized protein LOC18785982: MVGSGATDRSKEAVGMMALHEALRSVCLNTDWTYSVFWTIRPRPRVRGGNGCKVGDDNGSLMLMWEDGFCRGRVSSDCLEDIDGEDPVRKAFSKMSIQLYNYGEGLMGKVASDKCHKWVFKEPTECEPNISNYWQSSFDALPPEWTDQFESGIQTIAVIQAGHGLLQLGSCKIIPEDLHFVLRMRHTFESLGYQSGFYLSQLFSSTRNNSASSVLPSKQSPIPIRPPPPLFNWAQRPLPSATAMQLPSPNSFQNSAARLGYNPQANKDETHMFLLPHSAETQMGGDMMGGGGGGGEHENDIKWPNGLSFFNALTGRSDDAKLLFNPENLGNKGGDENHHHNPNPNSDRASNHNEFLSLDCHPDSSARKNMENKYKRSFTLPARMASSSSNSVDHHQHQSVGYRNAEAGMYSDVMETFLE; this comes from the exons ATGGTGGGCTCAGGAGCAACAGATAGGAGCAAAGAAGCTGTTGGGATGATGGCCCTCCATGAGGCCCTCAGAAGCGTTTGTCTCAACACAGACTGGACTTACTCTGTCTTCTGGACCATCCGTCCACGCCC GAGAGTCAGAGGAGGTAATGGCTGCAAGGTTGGGGATGACAATGGCAGTTT GATGTTGATGTGGGAAGATGGGTTTTGTCGAGGAAGAGTTTCATCAGATTGTCTTGAAGATATTGACGGAGAAGATCCTGTCAGGAAAGCCTTCAGCAAAATGTCCATTCAGCTGTATAATTATGGAGAAGG GTTGATGGGGAAGGTTGCATCTGATAAGTGCCACAAATGGGTTTTCAAAGAACCTACAGAGTGTGAACCAAACATCTCCAACTACTGGCAAAGTTCTTTTGATGCT CTTCCTCCTGAATGGACTGATCAGTTTGAGTCAGGCATTCAG ACAATTGCTGTAATTCAAGCTGGTCATGGTCTTCTGCAGTTGGGCTCCTGCAAGATt ATACCAGAAGATCTTCACTTTGTGCTAAGAATGAGGCATACCTTTGAGTCTCTAGGCTACCAATCTGGTTTTTACCTCTCCCAACTATTTTCCTCTACCAGAAACAACTCTGCCTCATCAGTGCTTCCTTCAAAGCAGTCCCCAATTCCGATCcggcctcctcctcctctcttcAATTGGGCTCAAAGGCCTCTTCCATCTGCAACAGCTATGCAGCTGCCTTCACCCAACAGTTTTCAGAACTCTGCAGCCAGACTTGGATACAATCCACAAGCCAATAAAGATGAGACACACATGTTTTTGCTGCCTCATTCAGCCGAAACACAAATGGGAGGAGACATGatgggaggaggaggaggaggaggagagcaTGAAAATGACATCAAATGGCCAAATGGATTGTCTTTCTTCAATGCCCTCACGGGACGTTCCGATGATGCAAAGCTTTTGTTCAATCCGGAGAACTTGGGAAACAAAGGTGGAGACGAAAATCACCACCACAACCCGAATCCAAACTCAGATCGTGCTTCGAATCACAACGAGTTTTTGAGCTTGGATTGCCACCCGGATAGTAGTGCAAGGAAGAACATGGAGAACAAGTACAAGAGGAGCTTTACTTTGCCTGCAAGAATGGCTTCATCGTCTTCAAACTCAGTTGATCACCATCAGCACCAATCTGTGGGGTATCGAAATGCCGAAGCTGGTATGTACTCTGATGTTATGGAGACCTTCTTGGAGTGA